Genomic window (Streptomyces sp. NBC_00078):
GACCTTCATGAAGGCGCCGGTCGCGTCGGGAGTGACCAGCAGTTCGGTGCCGTCGGTGAGGTGGTCGGCCAGGTTCTCCAGCAGGTCGGTGCGGCCGTACTCGTACTCCTCGGGACCGTGGCCGGCGCGCTGGAGCAGGACGCGGTCCTGCTTGTACCAGAAGGTGATCCGGCCGCTGGTGCCGTGCACGACGACATACGGCTCGTCGGGGTCCTCGGCGCACAGGGTCGCGGCGACGGTGACCTGGCCGCCGTGGGCGGTGGTGACGCGGACGCAGGAGGTGTCGTCGGACTCGATGTCGTTGGCGCGCAGCAGCTCGGTCTCGATCTCGGTGACGTCCTCGGCACGCGTGGTGCCGTTCAGGGCCAGGGCGGTGGCGACGGCGTGCGCGAGGGGGTTGGTCAGCACTCCGTCGATCACGTCGACGCCGTTCAGGCGCCGCTTGCCCGCCCAGGGCGCCCGCCGGTAGTAGGCCTCGGCGCGCGCCCAGGCACCAGCCCCGCCGACCCCGACGACCTCGCCGATCGCGCCCTCGGCGACCATCCCGTGGATCGCGGGGACGGCGTGCGAGCCGAGCGACTGGAAGCCGATCTGGCACGCCACGCCCGCCTCGGCGACCCCGTCGGCCATCCGGCGGAACGCGGCGTACGACGGAGCGGGCGGCTTCTCCAGCAGCAGGTGCACGCCCTTGCCTGCGGCCGTGAGCGCCAGGTCGGTGTGGGTCGGGATCGGCGTGCAGACGACGGCGATCCGGGCGCCGGTGGAGTCGAGGAGCGCGCCGAAGTCGGCGGACTGCTCGGGCGCGCCGAGGCCGTCCGGGATCTCGTT
Coding sequences:
- a CDS encoding Gfo/Idh/MocA family protein; the encoded protein is MTVPIVLAGARGHGRWHLDNIRRLQDKGIVRLAGICELTPLSGNEIPDGLGAPEQSADFGALLDSTGARIAVVCTPIPTHTDLALTAAGKGVHLLLEKPPAPSYAAFRRMADGVAEAGVACQIGFQSLGSHAVPAIHGMVAEGAIGEVVGVGGAGAWARAEAYYRRAPWAGKRRLNGVDVIDGVLTNPLAHAVATALALNGTTRAEDVTEIETELLRANDIESDDTSCVRVTTAHGGQVTVAATLCAEDPDEPYVVVHGTSGRITFWYKQDRVLLQRAGHGPEEYEYGRTDLLENLADHLTDGTELLVTPDATGAFMKVVEAIRLAPDPAPMPREAWRLIPDEERRVVPGIDGLVAAAADTLALYSELGATWALPKEVRQ